One part of the Treponema peruense genome encodes these proteins:
- a CDS encoding Bax inhibitor-1/YccA family protein, translating into MESKENTVTVYRASADDKRKFLSRTYAWMGLALVLSAVCAYAAAVSPAIFNLIWGRGAIGFIILAVAELAVVWIFSATIRKMSVGGAIFCFILYSVINGLTLSSIFFAYHINTIAYCFLGAAVMFGAMSIYGSVTKSSLASAGHYLMMGLIGVILVSVINMLVTFILKMSLGWVEWLISLATVVIFTGLTAFDSQKILKAANRADSSDAYKKLAIYGALELYLDFINIFLSLLRLFGRNRD; encoded by the coding sequence ATGGAATCTAAGGAAAACACAGTAACAGTATACAGGGCTTCTGCCGACGACAAGCGCAAATTCTTAAGCAGAACATACGCATGGATGGGACTTGCCCTTGTTTTGAGTGCAGTCTGTGCCTATGCGGCTGCAGTTTCCCCGGCAATTTTTAACCTTATCTGGGGAAGAGGCGCAATCGGATTTATTATTTTGGCTGTTGCCGAACTTGCTGTTGTATGGATTTTTTCTGCAACGATAAGAAAAATGTCTGTTGGAGGAGCAATTTTCTGCTTTATCCTGTATTCTGTTATTAACGGCCTTACACTTTCTTCAATATTTTTTGCATACCACATAAATACAATCGCTTACTGTTTTTTGGGTGCGGCTGTAATGTTCGGGGCAATGAGCATTTACGGTTCTGTTACAAAGTCCAGTCTTGCTTCTGCGGGACACTATCTTATGATGGGTCTTATCGGGGTTATTCTGGTTTCTGTAATAAATATGCTGGTTACTTTTATTCTTAAGATGAGCCTGGGCTGGGTTGAATGGCTTATTTCGCTTGCGACCGTTGTAATTTTTACCGGTCTTACAGCCTTTGACTCGCAAAAGATTCTTAAGGCTGCAAACAGAGCCGACAGTTCAGATGCATACAAAAAACTTGCAATTTACGGAGCCCTTGAGCTTTACCTTGACTTTATAAACATATTCCTTTCACTTCTGAGACTTTTTGGAAGAAACCGCGATTAA
- a CDS encoding late competence development ComFB family protein, which produces MENIHNLMEETVLSHVNDLYDQAKARNAAWLTCDCKNCRLDTASYVLNRIPPRYVVSGRGVTYSNAFLNGNSQVSADIDKLVIEGMKIINSAKRPYHREQRINMAPSVKPETFAFHFPVFEGNILDGQTFEPLAGAQVKLNLNGSAVKMMDITWPNPCSTYGTTKGTYTFWAVPVEAESEGLVKKFNFSIHVESEGYCPADCIFTVPVTSETNEKRDLDSTYSVKIKDIFLFRKGTEDENEDNF; this is translated from the coding sequence ATGGAAAACATTCATAATCTTATGGAAGAAACAGTTCTGTCTCATGTAAACGATCTTTACGACCAGGCCAAGGCAAGAAATGCAGCATGGCTTACCTGCGACTGCAAAAACTGCCGTCTTGATACGGCAAGTTATGTTCTTAACAGAATACCGCCGCGCTATGTGGTAAGCGGCCGCGGAGTAACGTACAGCAATGCCTTTCTTAACGGAAACAGCCAGGTTTCTGCCGACATTGACAAACTTGTTATTGAAGGAATGAAGATTATAAATTCGGCAAAACGTCCATACCACAGGGAACAGAGAATCAATATGGCGCCGTCTGTTAAGCCCGAAACTTTTGCCTTTCATTTTCCTGTATTTGAAGGAAATATTCTGGACGGACAGACGTTTGAACCGCTTGCAGGCGCACAGGTAAAACTGAACCTTAACGGAAGTGCCGTAAAAATGATGGACATTACATGGCCCAATCCCTGTTCAACTTACGGAACAACAAAAGGAACATACACTTTCTGGGCTGTTCCGGTTGAAGCAGAATCTGAAGGGCTTGTAAAGAAATTCAATTTTTCTATACACGTTGAATCTGAAGGCTACTGCCCTGCTGACTGTATTTTTACTGTTCCCGTAACAAGTGAAACTAACGAAAAGCGCGATTTGGATTCAACTTACAGCGTAAAAATAAAGGATATCTTTCTGTTCAGAAAAGGTACAGAAGATGAAAATGAAGACAATTTCTGA
- a CDS encoding aconitate hydratase, producing the protein MSLTLAEKIIQKHIVSAASGFVPGTPVKRGDDIAIRIDQTLTQDATGTMAYLQFETIGVPRVKTEVSVSYVDHNTLQTDFKNHDDHRYLQSVAAKYGLYYSRPGNGVCHQVHIEHFGKPGKTLLGSDSHTPTGGGIGMIAIGAGGIDVAVAMGGGAFHLAMPKIFGVKLTGTLKKGVGAKDIILEVLRRETVKGGVGAIYEYFGEGVESLTVPQRATVTNMGAELGATTSVFPSDATTKKFLESMGRAADWTELKADEGAVYDKIIEINLSELSALAACPNSPDAVKKVAELSQTKVTQVAIGSCTNSSLDDLAAVAAIVKGKHIAPGVEAGIAPGSRTTLLMADKAGILGDLIRAGFRILESACGPCIGMGFAPNSEGVSLRTFNRNFKGRSGTADAGIYLVSPETAAASAITGYITDASTLDYEDPSYTSSGRVSLLDGTSDRLSSEEIRMDAQDEGLLIAPLDPTEAAKVEIVRGPNIKACPPCKSCEDNLKLPVLLKAGNNVSTDDIMPAGTKVLPFRSNIPEISKFTYERLDSEFYNKAAAINMSGCFVIGGENFGQGSSREHAALGPMYLGVRAVITKSFARIHKANLINYGIIPVTFEDPADYDKISDGDTLEITGIFESLKKALPFNICVHTKNGDFNIKGVNDMAERSRNILLAGGLASYTKAGGQ; encoded by the coding sequence ATGTCTTTGACTCTAGCCGAAAAAATAATCCAGAAACACATTGTAAGCGCAGCCTCGGGCTTTGTTCCGGGAACTCCGGTTAAACGCGGGGACGACATTGCAATCAGAATAGACCAGACTCTTACACAGGACGCAACAGGAACCATGGCCTATCTTCAGTTCGAGACAATAGGTGTACCGCGCGTCAAGACAGAAGTAAGTGTAAGCTATGTAGACCACAATACCCTTCAGACTGACTTCAAAAACCATGACGACCACCGCTACCTCCAGTCTGTAGCTGCAAAATACGGTCTGTATTATTCAAGACCCGGCAACGGCGTCTGCCATCAGGTTCACATTGAGCACTTCGGAAAGCCGGGAAAGACACTTCTTGGTTCTGACAGCCATACTCCTACAGGCGGCGGAATAGGAATGATTGCCATTGGTGCAGGCGGAATTGACGTTGCCGTAGCTATGGGCGGCGGTGCTTTCCATCTTGCCATGCCCAAAATTTTTGGTGTAAAACTTACCGGAACTCTCAAAAAGGGTGTCGGAGCAAAAGATATTATTCTTGAAGTACTGCGCAGGGAAACCGTAAAAGGCGGCGTTGGTGCAATTTACGAATATTTTGGCGAAGGAGTAGAAAGCCTTACTGTTCCGCAGCGTGCAACAGTTACTAACATGGGTGCCGAACTGGGTGCAACAACTTCTGTATTCCCGTCTGACGCTACAACAAAAAAATTCCTTGAAAGCATGGGACGTGCTGCTGACTGGACAGAACTTAAGGCAGATGAAGGTGCTGTTTACGACAAGATTATAGAAATCAATCTTTCAGAACTTAGTGCCCTTGCTGCCTGCCCGAATTCACCGGATGCAGTAAAAAAAGTTGCTGAACTTTCACAGACAAAGGTTACACAGGTTGCAATAGGAAGCTGCACAAACTCTTCACTTGATGACCTTGCCGCTGTTGCCGCCATTGTAAAGGGAAAACATATTGCACCGGGTGTAGAAGCAGGAATTGCTCCTGGAAGCCGCACTACACTTCTTATGGCAGACAAAGCCGGAATTCTGGGAGACCTGATACGTGCAGGATTCAGAATTCTTGAAAGCGCCTGCGGACCGTGTATCGGAATGGGATTTGCCCCGAACTCAGAAGGCGTTTCACTGCGTACATTCAACAGAAACTTCAAGGGCCGCTCGGGAACAGCAGATGCAGGCATCTATCTTGTAAGCCCCGAAACAGCCGCAGCAAGTGCTATTACAGGTTACATAACAGACGCTTCGACACTGGACTACGAAGACCCGTCATATACATCTTCAGGAAGGGTTTCTCTTCTTGACGGAACATCGGACCGCCTTTCTTCTGAAGAAATCCGCATGGACGCACAGGATGAAGGTCTTCTTATTGCACCGCTCGATCCCACGGAAGCTGCAAAAGTAGAAATTGTACGCGGACCAAACATCAAGGCATGCCCACCGTGCAAGAGCTGTGAAGACAACCTTAAGCTTCCTGTTCTTCTTAAGGCTGGAAACAATGTTTCTACTGATGACATTATGCCTGCAGGAACAAAGGTTCTTCCGTTCCGCTCGAATATTCCTGAAATAAGCAAATTTACATACGAAAGACTTGATTCTGAATTCTACAACAAGGCTGCTGCAATAAACATGTCGGGCTGTTTTGTTATAGGAGGAGAAAACTTCGGACAGGGTTCAAGCAGGGAACACGCCGCACTCGGACCAATGTACCTTGGTGTACGTGCTGTAATTACAAAGAGTTTTGCCAGAATCCACAAGGCAAATCTTATAAACTACGGAATTATTCCCGTTACATTTGAAGATCCTGCAGATTATGACAAGATTTCTGACGGAGACACACTTGAAATCACCGGAATCTTTGAAAGCCTTAAAAAAGCACTTCCGTTCAACATCTGCGTACACACAAAGAACGGTGACTTTAATATAAAGGGTGTAAATGACATGGCAGAACGTTCAAGAAACATTCTTCTTGCAGGCGGACTTGCCAGTTATACAAAGGCCGGCGGTCAGTAA
- a CDS encoding AI-2E family transporter, translating to MNKPTNFARSIFLLLLFVSFIMVAAVLKLTSSFFIPLTVAVLLSFVFYPFVKRMNSVHIPWIIGILIIVFIAMISFFVVGNLLVASLKTILSTYPKYETRFLGLYEFLAQTFKLPFDENSSLFANLWSSLGVRTTVQNWAISLSNYMISGAKVILMIALFVIFLLIELRGMHSKVKTAFKEEGTSRKLMFIATKIIAEVTRYISIKFTISLITGVLVFLSTSVIKMDFPIIWGFLAFILNFIPNFGSIISWLVTTMFALLQFYPQWGYAIYVAAAVLAINMILGNIVEPRWAGSDLGISPFIILVGLSLWGWMWGFIGMILSVPLLVIIKIICENIEFLKPIAVLLGNGSDRSKKRRTHIPFFNKKNHAAGTETAVQETDA from the coding sequence ATGAATAAACCGACAAACTTTGCAAGATCCATTTTTCTTCTTCTGTTATTTGTCTCTTTCATTATGGTTGCCGCTGTTCTGAAGCTCACGTCATCGTTTTTTATTCCGCTTACGGTGGCGGTGCTTTTGTCTTTTGTTTTCTACCCTTTTGTAAAAAGAATGAATTCCGTCCATATTCCGTGGATTATAGGAATTCTTATAATTGTTTTTATTGCAATGATTTCCTTTTTTGTCGTAGGAAATCTTCTTGTAGCAAGTCTCAAGACAATCCTGAGCACCTACCCAAAGTACGAAACGCGTTTTCTGGGGCTTTACGAATTTCTGGCGCAGACATTCAAGCTGCCTTTTGACGAAAATTCTTCGCTTTTTGCAAACCTGTGGAGTTCCCTTGGTGTAAGAACCACGGTACAGAACTGGGCAATTTCTTTGAGCAACTATATGATTTCGGGCGCAAAAGTTATTCTGATGATTGCGCTTTTTGTAATTTTTCTTCTTATTGAACTCAGGGGAATGCATTCAAAGGTAAAAACAGCATTCAAGGAAGAAGGAACCAGCCGCAAGCTTATGTTCATTGCAACAAAAATAATTGCAGAAGTTACGAGGTACATTTCAATAAAGTTTACAATTTCTCTCATTACCGGTGTTCTGGTATTTCTTTCTACTTCTGTAATAAAGATGGACTTTCCCATAATCTGGGGTTTTCTTGCATTTATTCTGAACTTTATTCCAAACTTCGGCTCGATTATTTCGTGGCTGGTAACAACAATGTTTGCACTCCTTCAGTTTTACCCGCAGTGGGGATACGCAATTTATGTTGCGGCTGCAGTTCTTGCAATAAACATGATTTTGGGTAACATTGTCGAACCAAGATGGGCAGGTTCTGACCTTGGAATATCACCTTTTATTATTCTTGTGGGACTTTCACTCTGGGGCTGGATGTGGGGTTTTATAGGAATGATTCTTTCTGTTCCGCTTCTGGTAATAATCAAAATTATTTGCGAAAACATAGAATTCCTTAAACCGATTGCGGTTCTTTTGGGAAACGGTTCGGACCGCAGCAAAAAACGCCGGACGCACATTCCTTTCTTTAACAAAAAAAATCATGCAGCAGGAACAGAAACCGCGGTTCAGGAAACAGACGCTTAA
- the serS gene encoding serine--tRNA ligase — protein sequence MLDYKFIKDNLEAVKQNIANRNMVADADLVVTLYDERTTLVTELQNLQQKRNANAAAMKQKLDAETRQKYIDEGKSLKDSISETESKLADIETKLDEAARKIPNMANPAAPVGKVDTENLEVKKVGTPRKFEFKPKDHVQLGESLDLIDFDRGTKVSGPKFYYLKNEAVFLEQALIMYALNTLRKHGFTTFITPDVAKEEILKGIGFNPRGNESNVYTLEEEGTCLVATAEITLGGYHSGEILDKSKLPLFYCGLSHCFRREAGAAGHFSKGLYRVHQFDKVEMFVYCLPEQSNDLHEKLRLIEEEIFEGLGLPFRVVDTCTGDLGAPAYRKWDLEAWMPGRSDAEHPDGDYGEVTSTSNCTDYQARRLNVKYHDDDGKNKYVHMLNGTAIAVGRAMLAILENYQNADGSITVPEVLVPYCGFDKIGPKTDSTSPLYRTAKAGK from the coding sequence ATGTTAGACTATAAGTTTATTAAAGACAATCTTGAAGCTGTCAAACAAAACATAGCAAACAGAAACATGGTAGCAGACGCTGATCTGGTAGTAACACTTTACGATGAGCGAACAACACTTGTTACGGAACTTCAGAACCTGCAGCAGAAAAGAAACGCAAATGCCGCTGCAATGAAGCAGAAGCTTGACGCAGAAACAAGACAGAAATACATTGACGAAGGAAAGTCCCTCAAAGATTCCATCTCTGAAACAGAATCAAAACTTGCAGACATAGAAACAAAACTCGACGAAGCAGCCCGCAAGATTCCGAATATGGCAAACCCTGCTGCTCCTGTAGGAAAAGTTGACACAGAAAATCTTGAAGTAAAAAAAGTTGGAACACCGCGCAAGTTCGAGTTTAAGCCCAAGGATCACGTTCAGTTGGGTGAATCACTTGACCTTATTGACTTTGACCGCGGAACAAAAGTTTCGGGCCCCAAGTTCTACTACCTCAAGAATGAAGCTGTTTTCCTTGAACAGGCACTCATTATGTATGCTCTCAATACTTTAAGAAAGCACGGCTTTACTACATTCATTACACCGGACGTAGCAAAGGAAGAAATTCTTAAGGGAATAGGATTCAATCCGCGCGGAAACGAAAGCAACGTATATACACTTGAAGAAGAAGGAACCTGCCTTGTTGCAACAGCAGAAATTACACTCGGCGGTTACCATTCCGGCGAAATTCTTGACAAGTCAAAGCTTCCTCTTTTCTACTGCGGACTTTCACACTGTTTCAGAAGGGAAGCAGGCGCTGCGGGACACTTTAGCAAAGGTCTTTACAGAGTACACCAGTTTGACAAGGTAGAAATGTTCGTTTACTGTCTGCCCGAGCAGAGCAACGATTTGCACGAAAAACTTCGTCTTATTGAAGAAGAAATTTTTGAAGGACTGGGACTTCCGTTCCGCGTAGTAGATACATGTACAGGAGACCTTGGTGCACCTGCATACAGAAAGTGGGATCTTGAAGCATGGATGCCCGGAAGATCTGACGCAGAACACCCCGACGGAGACTACGGTGAAGTAACTTCTACTTCAAACTGTACAGACTACCAGGCAAGACGCCTTAACGTAAAGTACCATGATGATGATGGAAAGAACAAGTACGTGCACATGCTCAACGGAACTGCAATTGCTGTAGGACGCGCAATGCTTGCAATTCTTGAAAACTACCAGAATGCCGACGGTTCAATTACAGTACCTGAAGTTCTTGTACCTTACTGCGGATTCGACAAAATCGGTCCGAAAACAGACTCAACTTCTCCGCTGTACCGCACCGCAAAGGCCGGCAAATAA
- a CDS encoding chromosome segregation SMC family protein, producing MFLKSLEIYGFKSFADRTRIVFADGITALLGPNGCGKSNVVDAIKWVLAENKSKNLRAESMEDVIFNGTEARPALSLAEVSLTIANENGLLPLEDSEIVIKRRLYRNGENQYFINDRQVGATNIRKLFMDTGVGKAAYSVMEQGKIDQVLSSKPEDRRYLFEEAAGISRSKAEVADAERELERTRANLAQIDIGLAETKRNYETLKVQSDKTSKYRKLNEDKFNYELDIQLLKLKDFTQNKARHEQSRAEAEKKRNAAAAEIEEIYNTLNENTDKIKSLEEQVNIKQQEVIKLSAEQTGKKAMAKQLHDHQSQVKEAIGQIENRIKNVQERIEEYNEDIDALNAELHEKNKKLDDINRNIDGFVQNIDQSSGQIHENEAHIAENAQKIRALDDERAELQKQLEAITEDIVTELDAKLKDAGYSSAANKKAKDELDTKLEKIKIFANGRANIFRDFAALPSHSEKDSAVMGTDAVKAFSDLLEMLTDLSEALEQYTKTAPRFIDDFLSPEGIITKKRGIDFSIQENLNKIDGIQTENDGLVKKNSELTKKIDEYKETLAKLRINQAQMSQQITSCEQQISTLRKTLASEENSLREQQNELFKENQRKEEMDDQIAEIEERIAELQQQGESITAELNGLDAQIKECYSKVSGKESALQKKQEERNKYQSQLEKFSVDIVQNETEIRNVKQNFQDNYSRDLMEFEERMYTITASSASLKEKLSETKQKIQELGSVNLMAVEQFAEEKERYEKQQANYNDTQKTLESLVRVSEEIRTKSSELFLDTYNKIRRNFHNMFRRLFNGGRGELRLVDPTNVLTSGIDIYAQPPGKKLENISLLSGGEKTMTAVALLFATYQVRPSPFCLLDEIDAALDDKNVSSFVNTLRTFAGVSQYIVITHNRKTVMGASSMLGVTMEESGITKIVQVRLDEDMINGRASFDSQDDFVEEDVPPEEGIVIPARPPRREHNPDGTLKEPQASEQSPAVAEQTESLQEQNPQKEQTDSSGEQSAAGETEQQETT from the coding sequence GTGTTTTTAAAAAGTCTGGAAATCTACGGTTTTAAATCATTTGCCGACCGTACCCGCATTGTATTTGCGGACGGAATAACAGCCCTGCTCGGCCCCAATGGATGTGGAAAAAGTAATGTTGTAGACGCAATAAAATGGGTTCTTGCCGAAAATAAATCAAAGAACCTTCGCGCAGAATCCATGGAAGACGTAATCTTTAACGGAACAGAAGCAAGACCTGCACTTTCCCTTGCCGAAGTTTCACTCACAATTGCAAACGAAAACGGACTTCTCCCTCTCGAAGACAGCGAAATTGTCATAAAAAGACGCCTCTACAGGAACGGTGAAAACCAGTATTTTATTAACGACAGACAGGTTGGAGCCACAAACATTCGCAAGCTCTTTATGGACACCGGTGTCGGTAAAGCTGCATATTCTGTCATGGAACAGGGTAAAATTGACCAGGTTCTCTCTTCCAAACCCGAAGACCGCCGCTATCTTTTTGAAGAAGCAGCAGGAATAAGCCGCAGCAAAGCAGAGGTTGCAGACGCAGAGCGCGAACTCGAAAGAACAAGGGCAAATCTTGCACAGATAGACATTGGTCTTGCAGAAACAAAGCGCAATTACGAAACGCTTAAGGTTCAGTCAGACAAGACTTCAAAGTACAGAAAACTCAACGAAGACAAGTTCAATTACGAGCTGGACATTCAACTTCTTAAGCTCAAGGACTTTACCCAGAATAAGGCAAGACATGAGCAGAGCCGCGCTGAAGCCGAAAAAAAACGCAATGCAGCCGCCGCAGAAATAGAAGAAATCTACAATACACTCAACGAAAATACCGACAAAATCAAGTCCCTCGAGGAACAGGTAAACATAAAGCAGCAGGAAGTCATTAAACTGAGTGCTGAACAAACCGGTAAAAAAGCAATGGCAAAACAGCTGCACGACCATCAGAGCCAGGTAAAAGAAGCCATTGGACAGATAGAAAACCGCATAAAAAACGTTCAGGAACGCATAGAAGAATACAACGAAGACATTGATGCTCTTAACGCCGAACTTCACGAAAAAAACAAAAAACTCGATGACATTAACAGAAATATAGACGGATTCGTACAGAACATTGACCAGTCTTCGGGACAGATTCATGAAAACGAAGCCCATATTGCAGAAAACGCACAGAAGATAAGGGCACTTGATGATGAAAGAGCCGAACTGCAGAAGCAGCTCGAAGCCATTACAGAAGACATTGTAACGGAACTTGACGCAAAACTTAAGGACGCAGGCTATTCTTCTGCAGCAAACAAAAAGGCAAAGGACGAACTGGACACAAAGCTCGAAAAAATAAAGATTTTTGCAAACGGACGCGCAAACATATTCCGCGACTTTGCAGCCCTTCCTTCGCACAGTGAAAAAGATTCTGCCGTTATGGGAACAGATGCTGTAAAGGCATTTTCTGATCTTCTTGAAATGCTCACAGACCTTTCAGAGGCACTTGAGCAGTACACAAAGACGGCTCCAAGATTCATAGATGACTTTCTGTCACCTGAAGGAATTATTACAAAAAAACGCGGCATAGATTTTTCAATCCAGGAAAACCTCAACAAGATAGACGGAATTCAAACCGAAAACGACGGTCTTGTAAAAAAGAATTCCGAACTTACAAAAAAAATCGACGAATACAAGGAAACGCTCGCAAAACTCAGAATAAACCAGGCACAGATGAGCCAGCAGATTACTTCATGCGAGCAACAGATTTCTACACTGCGCAAAACCCTTGCTTCGGAAGAAAATTCACTGCGCGAACAGCAGAACGAGCTCTTTAAAGAAAACCAGCGCAAAGAAGAGATGGATGACCAGATTGCAGAAATTGAAGAACGCATTGCAGAACTTCAGCAGCAGGGAGAATCCATTACAGCAGAACTCAACGGACTGGATGCACAGATCAAGGAATGCTACAGCAAAGTAAGCGGAAAAGAAAGCGCACTCCAGAAAAAGCAGGAAGAACGCAACAAATACCAGTCTCAGCTCGAAAAGTTCAGCGTAGACATTGTACAGAACGAAACAGAAATCAGAAACGTAAAGCAGAACTTTCAGGACAATTATTCGCGTGATCTTATGGAATTTGAAGAGCGCATGTACACAATTACAGCCTCTTCTGCTTCCCTAAAGGAAAAGCTTTCTGAAACAAAGCAGAAAATTCAGGAACTGGGCTCTGTTAACCTTATGGCTGTTGAACAGTTTGCCGAAGAAAAGGAACGCTACGAAAAGCAGCAGGCAAATTACAACGACACGCAGAAAACCCTTGAAAGTCTTGTGCGCGTAAGTGAAGAAATCAGAACAAAATCTTCGGAACTTTTTTTGGATACATACAACAAAATCAGAAGAAACTTCCACAATATGTTCAGAAGACTGTTCAACGGAGGCCGCGGTGAACTTCGTCTTGTAGACCCGACAAATGTTCTTACAAGCGGAATTGACATTTATGCACAGCCGCCGGGAAAAAAGCTCGAAAACATTTCACTGCTTTCTGGTGGTGAAAAAACAATGACAGCGGTTGCTCTTCTGTTTGCAACATACCAGGTAAGACCAAGCCCGTTCTGTCTTCTTGATGAGATTGACGCCGCCCTTGACGACAAGAATGTTTCGAGTTTTGTAAACACGCTCAGAACTTTTGCAGGAGTAAGCCAGTACATTGTCATTACACACAACAGAAAAACCGTAATGGGTGCTTCAAGTATGTTGGGAGTCACAATGGAAGAAAGCGGAATCACAAAAATTGTTCAGGTAAGGCTTGATGAAGACATGATAAACGGTCGCGCTTCCTTTGACTCGCAGGACGACTTTGTAGAAGAAGATGTTCCACCCGAAGAAGGCATTGTAATTCCGGCAAGACCGCCCCGCAGGGAACATAACCCCGACGGAACTCTGAAGGAACCACAGGCATCAGAACAAAGTCCGGCTGTTGCAGAACAGACAGAGTCTTTGCAGGAACAGAACCCGCAGAAAGAGCAGACAGATTCTTCTGGGGAACAGAGTGCCGCTGGCGAAACTGAACAGCAAGAGACGACATGA
- a CDS encoding helicase-related protein, giving the protein MQQKKILCSKAKRAPEKTLAYLLPLIQRLETEENPSKAVKILIASPTYELAAQIKVQIQAVSKVKCALCIGGAPIARQIDMLKEKPQIVIGGAARLLELIHLKKLKADSTEVLVLDEADRLLSPELRDSTEGLLERLPANVELIGNSATVSDYTRKILQKARDGITGGKYSEEDAIKLVTLPLEDVLRKRIEHWAIFAERRDKIDTLRSFINAEKPQKLIVFTARTDQIENIVSKLAYRKIDCAGLSGKTDKKNRKAAIDRFRSGKLPVLVTTDLASRGLDIPGITHVVQMDLPETTDFFIHRAGRTGRAGNTGINCVIGDEREMENYARLEKKIHIKVYPKILYGGKLLAPEDCE; this is encoded by the coding sequence TTGCAGCAAAAAAAAATATTATGTTCCAAAGCGAAACGGGCACCGGAAAAAACGCTCGCCTACCTTCTTCCGCTTATACAGAGGCTTGAAACAGAAGAAAATCCTTCAAAAGCCGTAAAAATTCTTATTGCTTCCCCTACGTACGAACTTGCCGCCCAGATAAAGGTTCAGATTCAGGCTGTTTCAAAGGTAAAATGTGCACTTTGCATCGGAGGTGCCCCTATTGCGCGCCAGATTGATATGCTTAAGGAAAAGCCGCAGATTGTTATAGGTGGGGCTGCCCGTCTTCTTGAACTTATCCATCTTAAAAAACTCAAGGCAGACAGTACCGAAGTTCTTGTTCTTGACGAAGCAGACCGTCTTTTGTCACCAGAACTGAGGGATTCTACGGAAGGACTTCTGGAAAGACTGCCTGCAAATGTAGAGCTTATAGGAAATTCGGCCACGGTAAGTGACTATACCAGAAAAATTCTTCAGAAAGCCAGGGACGGAATAACCGGCGGAAAATATTCAGAAGAAGATGCAATTAAACTTGTTACACTGCCGCTGGAAGATGTCCTAAGAAAAAGAATTGAACACTGGGCCATCTTTGCCGAACGCAGGGACAAAATTGACACTCTCAGAAGCTTCATTAACGCAGAAAAGCCGCAGAAACTCATTGTTTTTACTGCAAGAACCGACCAGATCGAAAACATTGTTTCAAAGCTTGCCTACAGAAAAATTGACTGCGCGGGTCTGAGCGGAAAAACAGACAAAAAGAACCGCAAAGCCGCAATTGACCGTTTCAGAAGCGGAAAACTGCCTGTCCTTGTAACGACAGACCTTGCCTCACGCGGACTGGATATTCCGGGAATAACGCACGTCGTGCAGATGGATTTGCCCGAAACTACAGATTTCTTTATTCACAGGGCTGGAAGAACGGGACGGGCCGGAAACACAGGAATCAACTGCGTGATTGGTGACGAAAGGGAAATGGAAAACTACGCAAGACTTGAAAAAAAGATTCACATAAAAGTTTACCCCAAGATTCTCTACGGCGGAAAACTTCTGGCTCCCGAAGACTGCGAATAA
- a CDS encoding DEAD/DEAH box helicase, with translation MNTTFSDLGITKELTDALALAGITEPTAVQREVIPLIAAKKNIMFQSETGTGKNARLPSSAYTEA, from the coding sequence ATGAATACTACTTTTTCAGATCTTGGAATCACAAAAGAACTTACTGACGCCCTTGCACTTGCCGGAATAACAGAACCTACTGCGGTCCAAAGGGAAGTCATTCCGCTTATTGCAGCAAAAAAAAATATTATGTTCCAAAGCGAAACGGGCACCGGAAAAAACGCTCGCCTACCTTCTTCCGCTTATACAGAGGCTTGA